One Punica granatum isolate Tunisia-2019 chromosome 3, ASM765513v2, whole genome shotgun sequence genomic window carries:
- the LOC116198828 gene encoding chalcone synthase 1-like encodes MDMEIKIQEGLQKARGPATILALGTANPANIIHQADFPDFYFQVTNSDNMTLLKEKFKRICDKTMIKKRHMVLTRDLLERNTNMCAYGASSLNARQDILVPMVPELGKEAALKAIIEEWGLPKSKITHLIFHSTSGAHMPGADYHIIKLLGLQLNVKRIMMYQQGCYVSGTLLRMAKDIAENNPGARILVVCSEITLGAFHGPCEADLDSLVGQAIIGDGAAALIIGADPDASFERPLFQLVSALETIIPDSDGAIEGPLSEMGLTFHLSKGVPALISSNIEKLLADLLGPFGIVGDWNSLFWAIHTGGRAILDGIEAKLGLNQDKLQATRHVLGEYGNMGSASVFFVLDEVRRRSATEGTRKVVTEGGAGGRGNKWGILLAFGAGLTVDAVLLLSIPTDPIPN; translated from the exons ATGGATATGGAGATCAAAATCCAGGAAGGGCTGCAGAAAGCTCGTGGTCCAGCCACTATCCTTGCACTTGGCACAGCCAATCCCGCAAACATCATCCACCAGGCGGACTTCCCCGATTTCTACTTCCAAGTAACCAACAGCGACAACATGACCctcttgaaagagaaattcAAACGTATTT GTGACAAAACCATGATAAAGAAACGCCACATGGTCCTAACTCGAGACCTGCTCGAGCGGAACACTAACATGTGCGCTTACGGGGCATCATCTCTTAATGCACGCCAAGACATTCTTGTGCCCATGGTACCTGAGCTAGGAAAAGAGGCAGCATTGAAGGCTATTATTGAGGAGTGGGGCCTACCGAAGTCGAAGATCACGCACCTCATATTCCACTCAACCTCAGGTGCGCACATGCCGGGAGCCGATTACCATATCATCAAGCTCCTGGGCCTTCAACTGAACGTGAAGAGAATCATGATGTACCAGCAAGGATGTTATGTTAGTGGCACTCTCCTGAGGATGGCAAAGGACATAGCCGAGAACAATCCTGGCGCGAGAATCCTTGTTGTATGCTCTGAGATAACACTTGGTGCCTTCCACGGGCCATGTGAGGCAGATTTAGATTCACTGGTGGGCCAAGCAATTATTGGTGATGGAGCAGCGGCACTGATCATCGGTGCTGATCCAGATGCATCATTCGAAAGGCCATTGTTCCAGCTGGTTTCTGCTTTGGAAACTATTATCCCCGATTCAGATGGTGCGATAGAAGGACCCTTGAGTGAAATGGGGCTCACTTTCCATCTGTCAAAGGGCGTACCCGCGTTAATCTCTAGTAATATTGAGAAGTTATTGGCGGATCTGTTGGGACCTTTTGGGATAGTAGGGGACTGGAACTCACTGTTCTGGGCCATCCATACAGGTGGGCGGGCTATACTGGACGGGATCGAGGCAAAGCTCGGATTGAACCAAGACAAGCTGCAGGCGACCAGGCATGTGCTGGGTGAGTATGGAAACATGGGCAGTGCATCAGTTTTCTTTGTTCTAGATGAGGTAAGACGACGATCTGCGACGGAAGGAACCAGAAAGGTGGTGACGGAAGGCGGTGCTGGAGGAAGAGGGAACAAATGGGGGATCTTGCTTGCCTTTGGAGCTGGTCTCACAGTGGACGCAGTTCTGCTTCTTAGCATCCCCACTGATCCAATTCCTAACTAG